A window of the Lactuca sativa cultivar Salinas chromosome 7, Lsat_Salinas_v11, whole genome shotgun sequence genome harbors these coding sequences:
- the LOC111880663 gene encoding probable LRR receptor-like serine/threonine-protein kinase RFK1 isoform X2, whose protein sequence is MATIAILTPFPKSQSYLKKLMLASDAIATLKTIQIVMSTHKFYSLDGVLSPELANLPFLRSFDVAYNFLQGTIPPEWGLTQLEEISLLGNRLTGEIPPELGNITTLTRLDLEANKLSGTIPPDLGRLINLQSLILSSNQLTGRLPIALGQLGNLTNFRINENNFSGSIPDFIQNWRLLSRLEIVASGLMGPIPSNISFLENLNDLRISDISGPTQRFPPLENATGLIRLILRNCNLSGELPDYIWQVRELELLDTSFNNLVGRISNNILGRSIRLVFLTGNMLSGDIPDALLVNGAAIDLSYNNFTWQGPNQPTCRQNTNIYLNLFRSSSTGNPIQDVLPCNQDTKCPTYACSVHVNCGGNDVTVRESNGRSVFYKGDADVDGGAAKLYESDKNWGFSSTGDFMDDNIFQNTRYVDSLQGNTSLSTLYTTARFSPLTLTYFGYCLENGEYLVNLHFAEIIFTNDSTYRSLGRRIFDIYIQGRRVRRNFNIEDEAGGVEMPVVVPFNVSVTDNILEIRFYWAGKGTTRFPTRGVYGPLVSAIDVNPYFKTCSMGGKKTKKDVYIGVGIGVPCLVLLILVILWWRKSFKGRRTNEKDFEGMEFNTISFSFKQLKSATDNFNPSNKIGEGGFGAVYKGTLSDGTVIAVKQLSAQSRQGNREFLNEIGVISCLQHPNLVKLHGCCIEGDQLLLVYEYLENNSLANALFDLGKNRLMLDWATRFKICIGIARGLAFLHEESRIKIVHRDIKATNILLDKDLNPKISDFGLARLNEDEKTHVSTRVAGTIGYMAPEYALWGYLSDKADVYSFGVLALEIVSGKNNNSYVPTNDCICLLDWACRLETSKHYEELFDERLESRINREEAETMVKVALLCTNGSPSMRPTMTEVVSMLDGKTCVPEIIPESNGYSEDLRFKAMRDFRRERQGQHSYNSGQTQNSNTFQTDTNDSFTQS, encoded by the exons ATGGCGACAATTGCAATCTTGACACCATTTCCGAAGTCCCAAAGCTATCTCAAGAAGCTAATGCTAGCATCGGATGCAATTGCAACATTGAAAACGATACAAATTGTCATGTC CACACACAAGTTTTATAGTCTTGACGGCGTACTTTCACCTGAACTAGCAAACCTTCCTTTCCTCCGGTCCTT TGATGTTGCTTACAATTTCTTACAAGGCACGATTCCACCTGAATGGGGTTTAACACAGTTAGAAGAAAT TTCACTTCTTGGCAACCGGTTAACCGGAGAAATCCCACCAGAACTTGGCAATATCACCACTCTCACAAGACT GGACCTTGAAGCAAACAAACTTTCAGGAACCATTCCACCAGATTTAGGGAGATTAATCAATTTGCAATCTTT GATCTTATCCTCAAATCAGTTGACTGGGAGGCTTCCAATCGCGCTTGGTCAACTAGGAAATCTAACAAATTT TAGGATAAATGAAAACAACTTCAGTGGATCGATACCCGATTTTATACAAAATTGGAGACTACTTTCTAGATT AGAGATTGTGGCGAGTGGACTCATGGGACCTATTCCTTCAAACATATCTTTTCTCGAGAACCTAAATGACCT GAGAATTAGTGACATAAGTGGTCCAACTCAGAGATTTCCTCCCCTTGAAAATGCCACGGGATTAATAAGATT GATCTTGAGAAATTGCAATCTTTCTGGGGAATTACCCGATTATATTTGGCAAGTGAGAGAACTCGAATTGTT GGATACAAGTTTTAACAACTTAGTAGGGAGGATATCTAACAACATCCTCGGGAGAAGCATTCGTTTAGT GTTTTTAACAGGTAACATGCTAAGTGGAGACATACCGGATGCATTGTTGGTAAATGGGGCTGCTAT TGATCTTTCCTACAACAATTTTACATGGCAAGGACCTAATCAACCCACATGTCGACAAAACAC GAATATATACTTAAACTTGTTTAGAAGCTCTTCAACTGGAAACCCGAT ACAGGATGTCCTTCCATGCAACCAGGATACCAAGTGTCCGACAT ATGCTTGTTCGGTGCACGTTAATTGTGGTGGGAATGATGTGACTGTTAGAGAAAGTAACGGTCGATCGGTTTTTTACAAAGGAGATGCTGACGTGGATGGTGGTGCAGCAAAATTATATGAAAGTGACAAGAATTGGGGATTTAGTAGTACCGGAGACTTCATGGATGACAATATTTTTCAAAACACTCGATATGTAGATTCTTTGCAGGGGAACACAAGCTTATCAACATTGTACACAACCGCACGTTTCTCGCCACTTACACTCACTTACTTCGGTTATTGTTTGGAAAACGGGGAGTATTTGGTCAATTTGCACTTTGCGGAGATCATATTCACTAATGATAGCACGTATAGAAGTCTTGGTCGTCGGATATTTGATATTTATATTCAG GGACGGCGTGTTAGAAGGAATTTTAATATTGAAGATGAGGCCGGTGGGGTTGAAATGCCGGTGGTTGTACCGTTCAATGTTAGTGTGACCGATAACATTTTAGAGATACGGTTTTATTGGGCGGGTAAAGGGACGACCCGTTTTCCTACAAGAGGAGTCTATGGACCTCTTGTATCAGCTATAGATGTTAACCCAT ACTTTAAAACTTGCTCAATGGGTGGAAAAAAGACGAAAAAGGACGTTTATATTGGTGTTGGGATTGGTGTTCCGTGTCTTGTATTGTTAATCTTGGTCATTTTGTGGTGGAGAAAAAGTTTTAAAGGCCGAAGAACTAATGAAAAAG ATTTTGAAGGAATGGAGTTCAACACCATTTCGTTTTCGTTCAAACAACTAAAATCAGCTACGGACAACTTTAACCCTTCTAACAAAATCGGGGAAGGAGGTTTCGGAGCGGTTTACAAG GGTACATTGAGTGATGGCACTGTGATTGCAGTGAAGCAGCTTTCAGCTCAATCAAGGCAAGGAAACCGTGAGTTCTTGAATGAGATTGGTGTGATTTCGTGCTTACAACATCCAAATCTTGTTAAACTCCATGGATGTTGCATTGAAGGAGACCAGTTGTTGCTTGTTTATGAGTACTTAGAAAACAACAGCCTCGCAAACGCTTTGTTTG ATTTGGGTAAAAATCGATTGATGTTGGATTGGGCAACGAGGTTCAAGATATGTATTGGAATTGCTCGAGGTTTAGCTTTTCTTCACGAAGAATCAAGGATCAAAATTGTGCATCGAGACATCAAAGCAACAAACATTTTGCTTGAtaaagatctaaaccctaaaatATCAGATTTTGGATTGGCAAGGTTAAATGAGGATGAAAAGACTCACGTTAGCACCAGAGTTGCTGGAACAAT AGGATACATGGCACCTGAGTATGCACTCTGGGGTTACTTGAGCGATAAAGCAGATGTTTACAGCTTCGGAGTTCTAGCGTTAGAAATCGTCAGCGGCAAGAACAACAACAGTTACGTTCCAACAAACGATTGCATTTGTCTTCTAGATTGG GCTTGTCGATTGGAAACGAGTAAACACTATGAAGAGCTTTTTGACGAGAGATTGGAGTCGAGGATTAACAGAGAAGAAGCGGAAACCATGGTGAAAGTTGCGCTTTTGTGCACGAACGGTTCTCCGTCGATGAGGCCGACGATGACGGAGGTTGTAAGTATGCTCGACGGGAAAACTTGTGTGCCGGAGATAATTCCGGAGTCAAACGGTTACTCCGAAGATCTGAGATTCAAAGCGATGAGAGACTTTCGGCGTGAGAGGCAAGGTCAACATAGTTACAACAGTGGTCAAACTCAGAATTCTAACACCTTCCAAACAGATACAAACGATTCTTTCACACAATCATGA
- the LOC111880663 gene encoding probable LRR receptor-like serine/threonine-protein kinase RFK1 isoform X1, translating into MAESKASFILFLTFIFVPFLQFAESIVPQQEVEAVVSILAAMNATSWRFNGDNCNLDTISEVPKLSQEANASIGCNCNIENDTNCHVVRITHKFYSLDGVLSPELANLPFLRSFDVAYNFLQGTIPPEWGLTQLEEISLLGNRLTGEIPPELGNITTLTRLDLEANKLSGTIPPDLGRLINLQSLILSSNQLTGRLPIALGQLGNLTNFRINENNFSGSIPDFIQNWRLLSRLEIVASGLMGPIPSNISFLENLNDLRISDISGPTQRFPPLENATGLIRLILRNCNLSGELPDYIWQVRELELLDTSFNNLVGRISNNILGRSIRLVFLTGNMLSGDIPDALLVNGAAIDLSYNNFTWQGPNQPTCRQNTNIYLNLFRSSSTGNPIQDVLPCNQDTKCPTYACSVHVNCGGNDVTVRESNGRSVFYKGDADVDGGAAKLYESDKNWGFSSTGDFMDDNIFQNTRYVDSLQGNTSLSTLYTTARFSPLTLTYFGYCLENGEYLVNLHFAEIIFTNDSTYRSLGRRIFDIYIQGRRVRRNFNIEDEAGGVEMPVVVPFNVSVTDNILEIRFYWAGKGTTRFPTRGVYGPLVSAIDVNPYFKTCSMGGKKTKKDVYIGVGIGVPCLVLLILVILWWRKSFKGRRTNEKDFEGMEFNTISFSFKQLKSATDNFNPSNKIGEGGFGAVYKGTLSDGTVIAVKQLSAQSRQGNREFLNEIGVISCLQHPNLVKLHGCCIEGDQLLLVYEYLENNSLANALFDLGKNRLMLDWATRFKICIGIARGLAFLHEESRIKIVHRDIKATNILLDKDLNPKISDFGLARLNEDEKTHVSTRVAGTIGYMAPEYALWGYLSDKADVYSFGVLALEIVSGKNNNSYVPTNDCICLLDWACRLETSKHYEELFDERLESRINREEAETMVKVALLCTNGSPSMRPTMTEVVSMLDGKTCVPEIIPESNGYSEDLRFKAMRDFRRERQGQHSYNSGQTQNSNTFQTDTNDSFTQS; encoded by the exons ATGGCGGAAAGTAAAGCTTCATTCATACTCTTTCTAACCTTCATCTTCGTCCCCTTCCTACAATTTGCTGAATCCATTGTGCCGCAACAAGAAG TGGAAGCTGTTGTAAGCATTCTTGCTGCCATGAATGCAACAAGTTGGAGGTTTAATGGCGACAATTGCAATCTTGACACCATTTCCGAAGTCCCAAAGCTATCTCAAGAAGCTAATGCTAGCATCGGATGCAATTGCAACATTGAAAACGATACAAATTGTCATGTCGTAAGGAT CACACACAAGTTTTATAGTCTTGACGGCGTACTTTCACCTGAACTAGCAAACCTTCCTTTCCTCCGGTCCTT TGATGTTGCTTACAATTTCTTACAAGGCACGATTCCACCTGAATGGGGTTTAACACAGTTAGAAGAAAT TTCACTTCTTGGCAACCGGTTAACCGGAGAAATCCCACCAGAACTTGGCAATATCACCACTCTCACAAGACT GGACCTTGAAGCAAACAAACTTTCAGGAACCATTCCACCAGATTTAGGGAGATTAATCAATTTGCAATCTTT GATCTTATCCTCAAATCAGTTGACTGGGAGGCTTCCAATCGCGCTTGGTCAACTAGGAAATCTAACAAATTT TAGGATAAATGAAAACAACTTCAGTGGATCGATACCCGATTTTATACAAAATTGGAGACTACTTTCTAGATT AGAGATTGTGGCGAGTGGACTCATGGGACCTATTCCTTCAAACATATCTTTTCTCGAGAACCTAAATGACCT GAGAATTAGTGACATAAGTGGTCCAACTCAGAGATTTCCTCCCCTTGAAAATGCCACGGGATTAATAAGATT GATCTTGAGAAATTGCAATCTTTCTGGGGAATTACCCGATTATATTTGGCAAGTGAGAGAACTCGAATTGTT GGATACAAGTTTTAACAACTTAGTAGGGAGGATATCTAACAACATCCTCGGGAGAAGCATTCGTTTAGT GTTTTTAACAGGTAACATGCTAAGTGGAGACATACCGGATGCATTGTTGGTAAATGGGGCTGCTAT TGATCTTTCCTACAACAATTTTACATGGCAAGGACCTAATCAACCCACATGTCGACAAAACAC GAATATATACTTAAACTTGTTTAGAAGCTCTTCAACTGGAAACCCGAT ACAGGATGTCCTTCCATGCAACCAGGATACCAAGTGTCCGACAT ATGCTTGTTCGGTGCACGTTAATTGTGGTGGGAATGATGTGACTGTTAGAGAAAGTAACGGTCGATCGGTTTTTTACAAAGGAGATGCTGACGTGGATGGTGGTGCAGCAAAATTATATGAAAGTGACAAGAATTGGGGATTTAGTAGTACCGGAGACTTCATGGATGACAATATTTTTCAAAACACTCGATATGTAGATTCTTTGCAGGGGAACACAAGCTTATCAACATTGTACACAACCGCACGTTTCTCGCCACTTACACTCACTTACTTCGGTTATTGTTTGGAAAACGGGGAGTATTTGGTCAATTTGCACTTTGCGGAGATCATATTCACTAATGATAGCACGTATAGAAGTCTTGGTCGTCGGATATTTGATATTTATATTCAG GGACGGCGTGTTAGAAGGAATTTTAATATTGAAGATGAGGCCGGTGGGGTTGAAATGCCGGTGGTTGTACCGTTCAATGTTAGTGTGACCGATAACATTTTAGAGATACGGTTTTATTGGGCGGGTAAAGGGACGACCCGTTTTCCTACAAGAGGAGTCTATGGACCTCTTGTATCAGCTATAGATGTTAACCCAT ACTTTAAAACTTGCTCAATGGGTGGAAAAAAGACGAAAAAGGACGTTTATATTGGTGTTGGGATTGGTGTTCCGTGTCTTGTATTGTTAATCTTGGTCATTTTGTGGTGGAGAAAAAGTTTTAAAGGCCGAAGAACTAATGAAAAAG ATTTTGAAGGAATGGAGTTCAACACCATTTCGTTTTCGTTCAAACAACTAAAATCAGCTACGGACAACTTTAACCCTTCTAACAAAATCGGGGAAGGAGGTTTCGGAGCGGTTTACAAG GGTACATTGAGTGATGGCACTGTGATTGCAGTGAAGCAGCTTTCAGCTCAATCAAGGCAAGGAAACCGTGAGTTCTTGAATGAGATTGGTGTGATTTCGTGCTTACAACATCCAAATCTTGTTAAACTCCATGGATGTTGCATTGAAGGAGACCAGTTGTTGCTTGTTTATGAGTACTTAGAAAACAACAGCCTCGCAAACGCTTTGTTTG ATTTGGGTAAAAATCGATTGATGTTGGATTGGGCAACGAGGTTCAAGATATGTATTGGAATTGCTCGAGGTTTAGCTTTTCTTCACGAAGAATCAAGGATCAAAATTGTGCATCGAGACATCAAAGCAACAAACATTTTGCTTGAtaaagatctaaaccctaaaatATCAGATTTTGGATTGGCAAGGTTAAATGAGGATGAAAAGACTCACGTTAGCACCAGAGTTGCTGGAACAAT AGGATACATGGCACCTGAGTATGCACTCTGGGGTTACTTGAGCGATAAAGCAGATGTTTACAGCTTCGGAGTTCTAGCGTTAGAAATCGTCAGCGGCAAGAACAACAACAGTTACGTTCCAACAAACGATTGCATTTGTCTTCTAGATTGG GCTTGTCGATTGGAAACGAGTAAACACTATGAAGAGCTTTTTGACGAGAGATTGGAGTCGAGGATTAACAGAGAAGAAGCGGAAACCATGGTGAAAGTTGCGCTTTTGTGCACGAACGGTTCTCCGTCGATGAGGCCGACGATGACGGAGGTTGTAAGTATGCTCGACGGGAAAACTTGTGTGCCGGAGATAATTCCGGAGTCAAACGGTTACTCCGAAGATCTGAGATTCAAAGCGATGAGAGACTTTCGGCGTGAGAGGCAAGGTCAACATAGTTACAACAGTGGTCAAACTCAGAATTCTAACACCTTCCAAACAGATACAAACGATTCTTTCACACAATCATGA
- the LOC111880663 gene encoding probable LRR receptor-like serine/threonine-protein kinase RFK1 isoform X3 — MAESKASFILFLTFIFVPFLQFAESIVPQQEVEAVVSILAAMNATSWRFNGDNCNLDTISEVPKLSQEANASIGCNCNIENDTNCHVVRITHKFYSLDGVLSPELANLPFLRSFDVAYNFLQGTIPPEWGLTQLEEISLLGNRLTGEIPPELGNITTLTRLDLEANKLSGTIPPDLGRLINLQSLILSSNQLTGRLPIALGQLGNLTNFRINENNFSGSIPDFIQNWRLLSRLEIVASGLMGPIPSNISFLENLNDLRISDISGPTQRFPPLENATGLIRLILRNCNLSGELPDYIWQVRELELLDTSFNNLVGRISNNILGRSIRLVFLTGNMLSGDIPDALLVNGAAIDLSYNNFTWQGPNQPTCRQNTNIYLNLFRSSSTGNPIQDVLPCNQDTKCPTYACSVHVNCGGNDVTVRESNGRSVFYKGDADVDGGAAKLYESDKNWGFSSTGDFMDDNIFQNTRYVDSLQGNTSLSTLYTTARFSPLTLTYFGYCLENGEYLVNLHFAEIIFTNDSTYRSLGRRIFDIYIQGRRVRRNFNIEDEAGGVEMPVVVPFNVSVTDNILEIRFYWAGKGTTRFPTRGVYGPLVSAIDVNPYFKTCSMGGKKTKKDVYIGVGIGVPCLVLLILVILWWRKSFKGRRTNEKDFEGMEFNTISFSFKQLKSATDNFNPSNKIGEGGFGAVYKGTLSDGTVIAVKQLSAQSRQGNREFLNEIGVISCLQHPNLVKLHGCCIEGDQLLLVYEYLENNSLANALFDLGKNRLMLDWATRFKICIGIARGLAFLHEESRIKIVHRDIKATNILLDKDLNPKISDFGLARLNEDEKTHVSTRVAGTIGYMAPEYALWGYLSDKADVYSFGVLALEIVSGKNNNSLSIGNE, encoded by the exons ATGGCGGAAAGTAAAGCTTCATTCATACTCTTTCTAACCTTCATCTTCGTCCCCTTCCTACAATTTGCTGAATCCATTGTGCCGCAACAAGAAG TGGAAGCTGTTGTAAGCATTCTTGCTGCCATGAATGCAACAAGTTGGAGGTTTAATGGCGACAATTGCAATCTTGACACCATTTCCGAAGTCCCAAAGCTATCTCAAGAAGCTAATGCTAGCATCGGATGCAATTGCAACATTGAAAACGATACAAATTGTCATGTCGTAAGGAT CACACACAAGTTTTATAGTCTTGACGGCGTACTTTCACCTGAACTAGCAAACCTTCCTTTCCTCCGGTCCTT TGATGTTGCTTACAATTTCTTACAAGGCACGATTCCACCTGAATGGGGTTTAACACAGTTAGAAGAAAT TTCACTTCTTGGCAACCGGTTAACCGGAGAAATCCCACCAGAACTTGGCAATATCACCACTCTCACAAGACT GGACCTTGAAGCAAACAAACTTTCAGGAACCATTCCACCAGATTTAGGGAGATTAATCAATTTGCAATCTTT GATCTTATCCTCAAATCAGTTGACTGGGAGGCTTCCAATCGCGCTTGGTCAACTAGGAAATCTAACAAATTT TAGGATAAATGAAAACAACTTCAGTGGATCGATACCCGATTTTATACAAAATTGGAGACTACTTTCTAGATT AGAGATTGTGGCGAGTGGACTCATGGGACCTATTCCTTCAAACATATCTTTTCTCGAGAACCTAAATGACCT GAGAATTAGTGACATAAGTGGTCCAACTCAGAGATTTCCTCCCCTTGAAAATGCCACGGGATTAATAAGATT GATCTTGAGAAATTGCAATCTTTCTGGGGAATTACCCGATTATATTTGGCAAGTGAGAGAACTCGAATTGTT GGATACAAGTTTTAACAACTTAGTAGGGAGGATATCTAACAACATCCTCGGGAGAAGCATTCGTTTAGT GTTTTTAACAGGTAACATGCTAAGTGGAGACATACCGGATGCATTGTTGGTAAATGGGGCTGCTAT TGATCTTTCCTACAACAATTTTACATGGCAAGGACCTAATCAACCCACATGTCGACAAAACAC GAATATATACTTAAACTTGTTTAGAAGCTCTTCAACTGGAAACCCGAT ACAGGATGTCCTTCCATGCAACCAGGATACCAAGTGTCCGACAT ATGCTTGTTCGGTGCACGTTAATTGTGGTGGGAATGATGTGACTGTTAGAGAAAGTAACGGTCGATCGGTTTTTTACAAAGGAGATGCTGACGTGGATGGTGGTGCAGCAAAATTATATGAAAGTGACAAGAATTGGGGATTTAGTAGTACCGGAGACTTCATGGATGACAATATTTTTCAAAACACTCGATATGTAGATTCTTTGCAGGGGAACACAAGCTTATCAACATTGTACACAACCGCACGTTTCTCGCCACTTACACTCACTTACTTCGGTTATTGTTTGGAAAACGGGGAGTATTTGGTCAATTTGCACTTTGCGGAGATCATATTCACTAATGATAGCACGTATAGAAGTCTTGGTCGTCGGATATTTGATATTTATATTCAG GGACGGCGTGTTAGAAGGAATTTTAATATTGAAGATGAGGCCGGTGGGGTTGAAATGCCGGTGGTTGTACCGTTCAATGTTAGTGTGACCGATAACATTTTAGAGATACGGTTTTATTGGGCGGGTAAAGGGACGACCCGTTTTCCTACAAGAGGAGTCTATGGACCTCTTGTATCAGCTATAGATGTTAACCCAT ACTTTAAAACTTGCTCAATGGGTGGAAAAAAGACGAAAAAGGACGTTTATATTGGTGTTGGGATTGGTGTTCCGTGTCTTGTATTGTTAATCTTGGTCATTTTGTGGTGGAGAAAAAGTTTTAAAGGCCGAAGAACTAATGAAAAAG ATTTTGAAGGAATGGAGTTCAACACCATTTCGTTTTCGTTCAAACAACTAAAATCAGCTACGGACAACTTTAACCCTTCTAACAAAATCGGGGAAGGAGGTTTCGGAGCGGTTTACAAG GGTACATTGAGTGATGGCACTGTGATTGCAGTGAAGCAGCTTTCAGCTCAATCAAGGCAAGGAAACCGTGAGTTCTTGAATGAGATTGGTGTGATTTCGTGCTTACAACATCCAAATCTTGTTAAACTCCATGGATGTTGCATTGAAGGAGACCAGTTGTTGCTTGTTTATGAGTACTTAGAAAACAACAGCCTCGCAAACGCTTTGTTTG ATTTGGGTAAAAATCGATTGATGTTGGATTGGGCAACGAGGTTCAAGATATGTATTGGAATTGCTCGAGGTTTAGCTTTTCTTCACGAAGAATCAAGGATCAAAATTGTGCATCGAGACATCAAAGCAACAAACATTTTGCTTGAtaaagatctaaaccctaaaatATCAGATTTTGGATTGGCAAGGTTAAATGAGGATGAAAAGACTCACGTTAGCACCAGAGTTGCTGGAACAAT AGGATACATGGCACCTGAGTATGCACTCTGGGGTTACTTGAGCGATAAAGCAGATGTTTACAGCTTCGGAGTTCTAGCGTTAGAAATCGTCAGCGGCAAGAACAACAACA GCTTGTCGATTGGAAACGAGTAA